The genomic region GGCATTCTTTCCGGATCGTTCTCCATCGCTTTCGACGGCGTTTATTCGCTGGCCGATGCGGCGATGACCGGGCTGGCGCTCTGGGTTTCCAGCCTGATCATAAAATCCACGCAGAGCGACGCGCGGTCGGGCAGGATCCGAAACCGCTTTACCATGGGCTTCTGGCATCTGGAGCCCATCGTGCTGATGCTCAATGGCTGCCTGCTGATAACCGTCGCCATCTATGCGCTGATCAGCGCGATCATCAGCATCCTGAGTGGCGGCCACGAATTGCAGTTCGGCATGGCGGTCGCCTATTCCGCGGCGACCCTGCTTGTCTGCGCCGCCATGACTTTCCTTGGCATCCGGCTGAACGCCCGGATCAAATCCGATTTCGTCTCGCTCGACACCAAGGCCTGGATCATGTCCGGCGGCATCGCCTTCGCCCTGCTGATCGCATTTCTGATCGGCATGGCCGCGCAGGCGACGTCGGCCGCATGGATTGCCCGCTATATGGACCCCGCGGTTCTGGCGCTGGTCTGCCTGGTCATGATTCCGCTTCCGATCGGCACCGTCTGGAAGGCCCTGAGCGAAATCCTGCTGATTGCGCCCGTCGACCTCCAGCAACACGTCGACCGCGTTGCCGCAGAGACGGTTCACCGC from Rhizobium sp. BT03 harbors:
- a CDS encoding cation diffusion facilitator family transporter, giving the protein MLSEQGFLRISIAATVVVATLGVVFGILSGSFSIAFDGVYSLADAAMTGLALWVSSLIIKSTQSDARSGRIRNRFTMGFWHLEPIVLMLNGCLLITVAIYALISAIISILSGGHELQFGMAVAYSAATLLVCAAMTFLGIRLNARIKSDFVSLDTKAWIMSGGIAFALLIAFLIGMAAQATSAAWIARYMDPAVLALVCLVMIPLPIGTVWKALSEILLIAPVDLQQHVDRVAAETVHRLGFLSHRAYVARVGRAMQIELYFIVPEGLPPKTVEEWDALRDEIGDAIGDESVNRWLTIAFTADAEWAE